A window from Streptomyces sp. NBC_00335 encodes these proteins:
- a CDS encoding DUF6232 family protein yields the protein MGSNGPPTSPPPPTPPGTPPPPPPPVPPSEPAPQPFEPSQRPEASRRGRKLVLKVSGRMLWVGSMAVPLHNISWVDAFKLKPNWGEAFGSVLKWLFFAALALVAFGYFGGDRGRLVESGGNGTTIVLLAVVAFVLIAALGTAKPVLAVETAGGSVVVVTLPNMEELRRIAEHIVYAINHPDTEFAVTVYQYNTTNNNGPVAILNGGRGNTGFNR from the coding sequence ATGGGGAGCAACGGACCGCCGACATCACCGCCACCGCCGACACCTCCGGGGACACCACCACCGCCCCCACCGCCCGTACCGCCGTCCGAACCCGCTCCGCAGCCGTTCGAACCGTCCCAGAGGCCGGAGGCGTCGCGCAGGGGGCGCAAGCTCGTCCTCAAGGTCAGCGGCCGCATGCTGTGGGTGGGCTCGATGGCCGTCCCCCTGCACAACATCTCCTGGGTGGACGCCTTCAAACTCAAGCCCAACTGGGGCGAGGCCTTCGGAAGCGTCCTGAAGTGGCTCTTCTTCGCGGCCCTGGCCCTCGTCGCGTTCGGCTATTTCGGCGGGGACCGTGGGCGTCTCGTGGAGAGCGGCGGCAACGGGACGACGATCGTGCTGCTGGCCGTCGTCGCGTTCGTCCTCATAGCGGCGTTGGGGACGGCCAAGCCGGTTCTGGCGGTCGAAACGGCCGGCGGCTCCGTCGTGGTGGTGACCCTGCCGAACATGGAGGAGCTGCGGCGGATAGCCGAGCACATCGTCTACGCGATCAACCACCCGGACACCGAGTTCGCGGTGACCGTGTACCAGTACAACACCACGAACAACAACGGCCCCGTCGCCATCCTGAACGGTGGCCGGGGGAACACGGGGTTCAATCGATGA